The following coding sequences lie in one Desulfitibacter alkalitolerans DSM 16504 genomic window:
- a CDS encoding nitrilase-related carbon-nitrogen hydrolase codes for MQNTRIALVQMEALINDREHNLKKIKKFTEIAAANKAHIICFPETSIHGYSKNLHEKSAEPLNEVSGILGEWANKYSICILAGLAEKAHNKKPYITHLVVQPDAEIGIYRKTHLGKSEKPYFSEGNSLPVFKTPTATIGIQICWDLHFPEISTIMSLKGAEIIFAPHASPTIVGDRKSIWLKYLTARAYDNAVFLAACNLIGENGDGQSFCGGALVINPKGKLIAHDFSSKEGILFADLDPELINRIRKKDTKSMRDSFYLQSRRPELYKELLQQISAEQE; via the coding sequence ATGCAGAATACAAGAATTGCCCTGGTTCAAATGGAAGCTCTAATCAATGATAGAGAGCACAACCTTAAAAAGATTAAAAAATTTACAGAAATAGCAGCTGCTAACAAAGCCCATATTATCTGTTTTCCTGAAACATCAATCCACGGATACAGCAAAAATCTTCATGAAAAAAGTGCAGAGCCGCTAAATGAAGTATCTGGTATTCTGGGTGAGTGGGCCAACAAATATTCCATCTGTATTTTAGCCGGATTAGCCGAAAAAGCCCATAATAAAAAACCCTACATTACTCACCTGGTAGTTCAACCAGACGCAGAAATAGGGATTTATAGAAAAACCCATTTAGGCAAAAGTGAAAAGCCGTATTTTAGCGAGGGCAATTCCCTGCCTGTATTTAAGACCCCCACTGCCACCATCGGAATTCAAATCTGCTGGGATCTGCATTTTCCTGAGATCTCAACAATCATGTCTTTAAAGGGAGCTGAGATAATTTTTGCTCCCCATGCATCACCAACTATTGTTGGTGATAGAAAAAGCATCTGGCTCAAATATTTAACTGCCCGTGCCTATGACAATGCAGTATTTTTGGCAGCATGCAACTTAATAGGTGAAAACGGAGATGGTCAATCATTCTGTGGTGGGGCCCTGGTCATAAATCCCAAGGGCAAATTAATAGCACATGATTTCAGCAGCAAGGAAGGCATACTTTTTGCCGACCTTGATCCCGAATTAATAAATCGTATCAGAAAAAAAGATACTAAATCCATGAGGGATAGTTTCTACCTGCAATCTAGAAGACCAGAACTATACAAAGAACTCCTTCAGCAGATCTCAGCCGAGCAGGAGTAG
- a CDS encoding undecaprenyl diphosphate synthase family protein, producing MNFKRVPNHIGVIPDGNRRWAEARGMSREMGYEKGIEPGFELYKICLDLGVKEMTFYGFTQDNTKRPAVQTKAFQKACVDAVKILSDKDASLLVVGNTDSPLFPSELLPFTKRTNFGSGKMKVNFLVNYSWWWDINRAYSMGTAPGNPRDHFPANIASGDISRIDLVIRWGGRRRLSGFLPVQTIYADFYIIDEFWPDYKPEHLYDALRWYETQDITLGG from the coding sequence ATGAACTTTAAACGTGTTCCCAATCATATAGGTGTAATACCCGATGGAAACAGGAGATGGGCAGAAGCCAGGGGTATGTCCAGGGAGATGGGGTATGAAAAGGGCATAGAGCCTGGTTTTGAGCTTTATAAGATTTGTCTGGATTTGGGGGTAAAAGAAATGACCTTTTATGGATTTACCCAGGACAACACCAAAAGACCAGCGGTCCAAACAAAAGCTTTTCAAAAGGCGTGTGTAGATGCTGTTAAGATTTTATCTGATAAGGATGCATCATTGCTTGTTGTGGGGAATACTGATTCTCCCCTATTTCCATCTGAGCTGCTTCCCTTTACCAAAAGGACAAATTTTGGAAGTGGGAAGATGAAAGTGAATTTTTTGGTGAATTACAGCTGGTGGTGGGACATTAATAGAGCATATTCAATGGGAACCGCTCCTGGCAATCCTAGAGACCATTTTCCCGCCAATATAGCTTCAGGTGATATCTCTAGAATTGACCTTGTGATTCGCTGGGGAGGAAGGAGGAGGCTGAGTGGTTTTTTGCCTGTTCAAACAATTTATGCAGATTTTTATATTATTGATGAGTTCTGGCCGGACTATAAGCCAGAACACTTGTATGATGCACTGAGGTGGTATGAAACTCAAGACATTACTTTAGGTGGATAA
- a CDS encoding sulfite exporter TauE/SafE family protein gives MIGLLEIILFFLGGVSGFLAGLLGIGGAIVLIPMMIYILPYFGLNLSMHEIMGLSMALVFFAALTGAIIHFKGGNLRKNLIIVVGGAMLAGSFFGAIASRYVMEKTLLGVFALVLALSIVMLLKPKTEKSKVKAVSGGDDSCSIDSIEEVETYMTSRKEKITGASLGFSIGVISGMAGVGGAAILIPALTFFLRIPIKICIGTSLGIILAGGAAGFFGKAITGQIPFIPALFLAAGGILSSRLGSKVSMRLRGEQLKKILAVVLLVTLIRIIATLVTF, from the coding sequence GTGATTGGGTTGCTGGAAATAATTCTATTTTTTTTAGGGGGAGTATCAGGCTTTTTAGCAGGGTTGCTGGGAATTGGAGGAGCAATAGTTCTTATTCCCATGATGATATATATTTTGCCCTACTTCGGACTTAACCTGTCGATGCATGAAATAATGGGACTGTCAATGGCCCTGGTGTTTTTTGCAGCACTGACTGGTGCTATCATCCACTTTAAAGGTGGTAATCTGCGTAAGAATTTAATCATAGTTGTTGGGGGCGCCATGCTTGCTGGAAGTTTTTTTGGGGCCATTGCATCAAGGTATGTTATGGAAAAGACTTTATTAGGTGTATTTGCTTTAGTTCTGGCTTTGTCCATTGTTATGCTGCTAAAGCCTAAGACAGAAAAGTCAAAAGTAAAGGCTGTCTCTGGCGGAGATGACAGTTGTTCCATTGACAGTATTGAAGAGGTAGAAACATATATGACCTCAAGAAAAGAAAAAATAACCGGAGCATCCCTGGGATTTTCAATTGGTGTGATCTCTGGGATGGCCGGAGTAGGAGGCGCTGCCATACTTATTCCTGCTTTAACATTTTTCTTGAGAATACCTATAAAAATATGTATTGGAACCTCCCTTGGCATCATATTGGCAGGGGGTGCAGCAGGTTTTTTTGGAAAAGCCATTACCGGTCAAATACCTTTTATACCTGCATTGTTTCTGGCAGCAGGTGGAATATTATCATCAAGACTTGGCAGTAAAGTGAGCATGCGGCTAAGGGGCGAGCAATTGAAGAAGATTCTTGCTGTAGTACTGCTAGTCACCTTAATTCGAATAATTGCTACATTAGTTACATTTTAA
- a CDS encoding methyl-accepting chemotaxis protein: protein MKYPVKFASAVIIANLEKLEQEQLVENAIIEIQGQIQQVSAVAEEISASALEVASNAKNLESTADEARNDVNETQKVLDTIRTIADQTNLLGLNAAIEAARAGEHGRGFSVVAEEVRKLSNHSRGSVQSVETTLSKIQDIMQKITTLIYETSSITKQQSQALQNLTDNMLKIQGAVNSLASQKNRV from the coding sequence ATGAAATATCCCGTTAAATTTGCAAGTGCAGTTATAATTGCAAATCTTGAAAAATTAGAACAGGAACAGCTAGTTGAAAATGCCATTATAGAAATACAAGGCCAAATTCAACAGGTTTCTGCAGTTGCTGAAGAGATCTCCGCCAGCGCCCTTGAGGTAGCCTCAAATGCCAAGAATTTGGAAAGTACAGCAGACGAGGCCAGAAATGATGTTAATGAAACACAGAAAGTATTAGACACAATCAGAACCATAGCTGACCAAACAAACCTGCTTGGTTTAAATGCAGCCATAGAAGCCGCACGAGCCGGTGAGCATGGCAGGGGCTTTTCGGTAGTAGCTGAAGAAGTCAGGAAGCTATCCAATCACTCTAGAGGCTCAGTCCAAAGTGTAGAAACCACCCTCAGTAAAATTCAGGATATTATGCAAAAAATTACAACTTTAATATACGAAACCAGCAGTATAACAAAACAGCAGTCACAGGCCTTGCAGAATCTAACGGACAATATGCTAAAAATTCAAGGGGCAGTTAATTCTTTAGCCAGTCAGAAAAATAGGGTTTAA
- a CDS encoding MFS transporter, whose amino-acid sequence MSGRALQVTQNHSRHTLVFMGIFIFLISVGEGMTAPAIPLYGDELGATYKQLGFLMTGYSIAYAAMTVFSGRMSDQYGRKKILLMSIILSILASTGYYLATSPMMLLVFRTLEGMSRGMLWPVAEAIVADNTTFEGRGKAMGHFSAAYGGGVATGTLTGGYIMEYMGLTQVFPFYPILGIIVFGTVLLGVKEAVGEAHYGHGNPRQGNMKNLYLEVKKIWPICYAGFAYAGFLYSLWGLLSKVADTFGVAHLGIGVIFTLFWLSRLSSFIICGRAIDWFGRKKVFLAGIVFCSISAGSFLIASEFYIFLFAALLGGIGTGIVFPLSITLVADFTSPEYRGFGMGFLELVMGMGMITQTAISGILGELAGVHMTFFFTFFVMLIALPISLFFVKEPVAEYRNTTYN is encoded by the coding sequence ATGTCAGGTAGAGCTTTGCAGGTTACTCAAAATCATAGTAGACACACATTAGTTTTCATGGGTATCTTTATTTTTCTCATATCTGTAGGAGAGGGTATGACAGCTCCTGCAATTCCCCTTTATGGAGATGAGCTAGGTGCTACATACAAGCAGCTTGGGTTTTTAATGACTGGATATTCAATTGCCTATGCAGCAATGACAGTTTTTTCAGGAAGAATGTCAGACCAGTATGGACGTAAAAAAATACTGCTCATGAGCATTATTTTGTCTATATTAGCCTCTACTGGGTATTACCTTGCCACAAGTCCTATGATGCTATTAGTCTTTAGGACATTAGAAGGTATGAGCAGAGGTATGCTGTGGCCGGTGGCTGAAGCTATAGTTGCCGATAATACCACCTTTGAAGGTAGAGGCAAGGCAATGGGGCATTTTTCTGCAGCATATGGTGGTGGGGTGGCTACAGGTACTTTAACAGGTGGTTATATTATGGAATACATGGGTTTGACTCAGGTATTTCCCTTTTACCCCATACTTGGAATTATTGTATTTGGGACGGTCCTGCTGGGTGTAAAAGAGGCAGTTGGAGAGGCCCATTACGGTCACGGAAATCCACGTCAGGGCAATATGAAAAATCTTTACCTTGAAGTTAAGAAAATCTGGCCAATATGCTATGCTGGTTTTGCATATGCAGGCTTTTTATATTCCCTTTGGGGTTTGTTATCAAAAGTAGCAGATACCTTTGGAGTTGCTCATCTAGGCATAGGAGTCATTTTTACACTTTTCTGGTTATCACGCTTGAGCTCCTTTATAATTTGTGGGAGGGCTATTGACTGGTTCGGGCGTAAAAAGGTATTCTTGGCCGGCATAGTCTTTTGTTCCATCTCAGCAGGCTCCTTTCTTATAGCCAGTGAATTCTATATATTTTTATTTGCTGCCCTGCTAGGTGGTATAGGAACAGGGATAGTTTTTCCCTTGAGTATAACCCTTGTAGCTGACTTTACCTCGCCTGAATATCGGGGATTTGGCATGGGTTTCTTGGAATTGGTAATGGGCATGGGCATGATTACCCAAACAGCCATTTCAGGTATACTGGGAGAATTAGCAGGGGTGCACATGACTTTTTTCTTTACCTTTTTTGTAATGTTAATTGCCCTGCCCATATCCCTGTTTTTTGTCAAGGAACCCGTTGCTGAATACAGGAATACAACTTACAATTAA
- a CDS encoding GrdX family protein, whose amino-acid sequence MMNFLLVTNNPLVEKKYGDFTEKVDGVLFEVLTRVRDYVHKGHGLLMHPLAGSIKPNETPYRSLLITREPLIGKIDFKSLELIENSFIAYKKFVHTGCQYTEKVLEDYQSIDLELVKSAVESLQN is encoded by the coding sequence ATGATGAATTTTCTTCTTGTAACAAACAACCCTTTAGTGGAGAAAAAATACGGTGATTTTACTGAGAAAGTGGATGGTGTTTTATTTGAGGTTCTAACAAGGGTTCGTGATTATGTTCATAAGGGTCATGGCTTGTTAATGCATCCACTGGCAGGCAGTATTAAACCCAATGAAACGCCCTACAGGTCCCTGCTAATTACCAGGGAACCTCTAATAGGGAAAATTGACTTTAAATCTTTAGAACTGATAGAGAACTCCTTTATTGCGTATAAAAAATTCGTCCATACTGGGTGTCAATATACTGAAAAAGTCCTAGAGGATTATCAAAGTATCGATCTGGAACTAGTTAAGTCAGCAGTGGAAAGCTTACAAAATTAA
- the trxB gene encoding thioredoxin-disulfide reductase, protein MTKEIWDILIVGGGPAGLTAGIYGARSKLKTLILEKGRPGGQAATTEEMENYPGFGRGATGPGIMKAMQEHAEDFGVIIEKETAVDLDLDGEIKIVRTKKGKEFYGKTVILCPGANPRSLGIKGEKKFVGKGVSYCATCDADFYEDLDVIVVGNGDAAIEEAIYLTKFAEKVTVIVIHDEGILDANKASQEKAFANPKIHFIWNSVLEEIKGDGIVESVVIKNLKTGEITDMETNGVFFFVGYVPNTEFLRGKIDLNDQGYIIVNEKMETSVPGVYAAGDANQKYLRQVVTAAADGAIAAFAADKYLAEEENFKMQVLNAQGTVLVAFWSPQKEESIEAVSLLEQNVNQLANTKLVKIDLYRNHLVANRYNVESIPAVLVFENGEVINRLKGSISQEVLRELAAGRETV, encoded by the coding sequence GTGACAAAGGAAATATGGGATATTCTCATTGTAGGAGGAGGTCCTGCAGGATTAACAGCGGGTATCTACGGAGCAAGATCTAAACTTAAAACACTTATTTTAGAAAAGGGCAGACCTGGTGGTCAGGCTGCAACAACTGAAGAAATGGAAAACTACCCTGGTTTTGGAAGAGGTGCGACAGGCCCAGGTATTATGAAGGCCATGCAGGAGCATGCAGAAGACTTTGGGGTCATCATTGAAAAAGAAACAGCAGTAGATTTGGACCTTGATGGGGAGATTAAAATTGTTAGGACTAAAAAGGGTAAAGAGTTTTATGGAAAAACCGTTATCTTGTGTCCAGGTGCCAATCCTCGTTCCCTGGGCATTAAGGGCGAGAAAAAATTTGTTGGCAAGGGAGTATCATATTGTGCAACATGCGATGCAGACTTTTACGAGGATTTAGATGTGATAGTTGTTGGAAATGGAGATGCAGCCATTGAGGAAGCAATTTATTTAACCAAGTTTGCTGAGAAGGTTACTGTTATTGTTATCCATGATGAAGGCATATTAGATGCAAATAAAGCCAGTCAAGAAAAGGCCTTTGCCAATCCCAAAATTCATTTTATCTGGAATTCAGTATTAGAAGAAATCAAGGGAGATGGCATTGTAGAAAGTGTGGTAATTAAAAATTTAAAAACAGGCGAGATAACTGATATGGAAACAAATGGCGTATTCTTCTTTGTTGGTTACGTGCCAAATACAGAGTTTTTAAGAGGAAAAATAGACTTGAATGACCAGGGGTATATTATAGTTAATGAGAAAATGGAAACTTCAGTTCCAGGAGTTTATGCAGCAGGGGATGCAAACCAAAAGTATCTTAGACAAGTTGTAACGGCAGCAGCAGATGGGGCCATTGCGGCCTTTGCAGCTGATAAATACCTGGCAGAAGAAGAAAACTTCAAAATGCAGGTTTTAAATGCTCAAGGCACTGTATTGGTTGCCTTCTGGAGTCCGCAAAAAGAGGAAAGTATTGAGGCGGTTTCATTATTAGAACAAAATGTAAATCAATTGGCAAATACCAAGCTTGTGAAGATAGACCTGTACAGAAATCACCTGGTAGCAAACAGATATAATGTAGAAAGCATACCTGCAGTGCTGGTTTTTGAAAATGGCGAAGTAATTAATAGACTAAAGGGATCCATAAGTCAGGAAGTTTTAAGGGAACTTGCAGCAGGCAGAGAAACTGTTTAA
- the trxA gene encoding thioredoxin TrxA, producing the protein MHVFDKENFDAQVLSSSELVLVDFWSPKCEPCKELMPEIEALAEKYGDKMKFGKVDVSQNRRLSIGQKVLGLPTIVFYRNGEKVAEMSKDFTAEDVEAKINELLKINT; encoded by the coding sequence ATGCATGTATTTGACAAGGAGAATTTTGATGCACAGGTATTAAGTAGTTCTGAGTTGGTTTTAGTTGATTTCTGGAGCCCAAAGTGTGAGCCCTGTAAAGAATTAATGCCGGAAATTGAAGCCCTTGCAGAAAAATATGGAGACAAAATGAAGTTTGGAAAGGTTGATGTATCTCAAAACCGTCGTTTGTCAATAGGACAAAAGGTTTTAGGATTGCCTACAATAGTCTTTTATAGAAATGGTGAAAAGGTAGCAGAGATGTCAAAGGATTTCACTGCAGAGGATGTAGAGGCCAAAATTAATGAATTATTAAAAATAAACACGTAA
- a CDS encoding glycine/sarcosine/betaine reductase component B subunit, with protein MRLEVGNIFINNIELADKTEVKDGVLYVNSQELAKIAGSDDRIADVQIELAKPGDKTRIVPVKDVIEPRVKVSGSGRMFPGFISNVETVGNGRTHVLKGAAVVTCGKIVGFQEGIIDMSGPGAEYTPFSTTFNIVVLCNPVEGLSQHEHEAAVRMAGFRAAAYLGEVAKAIEPDEIEVYETLPLKDQLAQYPNLPKVAYVYMLQSQGLLHDTYVYGVDAKRIIPTIIYPTEVMDGAIVSGNCVSACDKNPTYVHQNNPLIRDLYERHGKDFNFIGVVITNENVTLADKERSSSMTAKLVEFLGADAVIISEEGFGNPDADLVMNCNKIEEKGIKTVLVTDEYAGRDGASQSLADSTPAGNAVVTAGNANEIIELPPMEKVIGYTDPVDVIAGGFAGSLNKNGGITVEIQAIIGATNELGFWKLTARGY; from the coding sequence TTGCGTTTGGAAGTAGGCAACATTTTTATTAATAACATAGAGCTAGCTGACAAGACAGAGGTTAAAGATGGAGTTTTATATGTGAACAGCCAGGAACTGGCGAAGATAGCTGGAAGTGATGATAGAATTGCAGATGTTCAGATTGAACTGGCAAAACCTGGAGACAAAACGCGGATTGTACCTGTAAAAGATGTTATAGAACCAAGGGTGAAGGTGTCTGGTTCTGGAAGAATGTTTCCTGGTTTTATAAGCAATGTTGAGACAGTTGGCAATGGCAGGACACATGTATTAAAAGGTGCAGCTGTTGTTACCTGTGGAAAGATAGTAGGCTTCCAGGAAGGTATTATTGACATGTCAGGACCAGGGGCAGAATATACTCCCTTTTCAACTACCTTCAATATAGTAGTATTATGTAATCCAGTTGAAGGCCTTAGTCAGCATGAACACGAGGCTGCAGTCCGAATGGCTGGCTTTAGAGCAGCTGCTTATCTTGGGGAAGTTGCTAAAGCAATAGAACCGGATGAAATTGAGGTTTATGAAACACTGCCATTAAAGGATCAGCTAGCCCAGTATCCCAATCTGCCAAAGGTGGCTTATGTATATATGCTCCAGAGTCAGGGTTTGCTTCATGATACCTACGTTTATGGAGTAGATGCAAAGAGGATCATTCCAACAATTATCTATCCAACTGAGGTCATGGATGGAGCTATAGTTAGTGGGAACTGTGTATCAGCATGTGATAAGAACCCTACTTATGTTCATCAGAACAACCCATTGATTCGTGACCTTTATGAAAGGCATGGCAAGGATTTTAATTTTATTGGAGTTGTTATTACCAATGAAAACGTTACTCTGGCTGACAAAGAGCGCTCATCAAGCATGACAGCCAAGCTAGTTGAGTTTTTAGGAGCCGATGCAGTTATTATTTCTGAGGAAGGCTTTGGAAATCCAGATGCGGACCTTGTGATGAACTGCAATAAAATTGAAGAAAAGGGTATTAAAACTGTATTGGTAACAGATGAGTATGCAGGCAGAGACGGAGCATCCCAATCACTGGCTGATTCCACACCTGCAGGTAATGCTGTGGTTACGGCAGGAAATGCCAATGAGATCATTGAGCTGCCGCCAATGGAAAAGGTAATTGGTTATACAGATCCAGTTGATGTTATTGCCGGTGGCTTTGCAGGCAGCTTGAATAAAAATGGTGGTATTACTGTTGAAATCCAGGCCATAATTGGTGCAACCAATGAATTAGGTTTTTGGAAGTTAACTGCTAGAGGGTATTAA
- the grdA gene encoding glycine/sarcosine/betaine reductase complex selenoprotein A, which produces MLKDKKIIVLGDRDGIPGPAIDECIKSAGGEVVFSTTECFVUTAAGAMDLENQQRIMDLSEKYGAENLVVILGGAEAEASGLAAETVANGDPTFAGPLAGVQLGLKAYHIFEEEIKNQIDPAVYDEHISMMEMVLDVDSIVQEVKNIREQFCK; this is translated from the coding sequence ATGCTTAAGGATAAAAAAATTATTGTCCTGGGTGATAGGGATGGAATTCCCGGGCCAGCCATTGATGAATGTATAAAAAGTGCTGGCGGCGAAGTGGTTTTTTCTACCACAGAATGCTTTGTTTGAACTGCAGCAGGTGCTATGGACCTGGAAAACCAACAGAGGATTATGGATCTTAGCGAAAAGTACGGTGCAGAAAATTTAGTAGTTATTTTAGGTGGTGCAGAAGCAGAAGCATCCGGATTAGCTGCTGAAACTGTAGCCAACGGAGATCCAACCTTTGCAGGTCCTTTAGCTGGAGTTCAGTTGGGACTCAAAGCTTACCATATCTTTGAAGAGGAAATTAAAAATCAAATAGACCCAGCAGTATATGATGAGCATATAAGTATGATGGAAATGGTTCTGGATGTAGATAGCATTGTCCAAGAGGTTAAAAATATTAGAGAACAGTTCTGCAAATAG
- the grdB gene encoding glycine reductase complex selenoprotein B gives MSKIRVVHYLNQFFGQIGGEDKAGFKPEAREGYVGPGMALNVALGGEVEIVGTVICGDSYFGENLETAGEQVLELIRGFSPDIVVAGPAFNAGRYGVACGAVAKMVSEKLKIPVVSGMHPENPGVEIYKSYAYIVETSDSAAGMKKAIPAMANLVLKLARGQEIGLPEEEGYIPRGIRKNFFAADRGSKRAVDMLVKKIKGEEFVTEYPMPVFDRVEPNSPVRDMANAKIALVTSGGIVPKGNPDRIESSSASKYGKYDLDGISDLHPQNSETAHGGYDPVYANQDADRVLPVDVLRELEREGAIGELHGYYYSTVGNGTSVANSRAFAAEIAKELTAAKVQAVILTSTUGTCTRCGATMVKEIERAGIPVVHVCTVVPISLTVGANRIVPAVAIPHPLGDPTLSSGDERELRKRLVKKALTALQTEVEGQKVFE, from the coding sequence ATGAGCAAAATTAGAGTAGTTCATTATCTGAACCAGTTCTTTGGCCAAATTGGCGGTGAAGATAAGGCTGGTTTTAAACCTGAAGCAAGAGAAGGTTATGTTGGACCTGGTATGGCTTTAAATGTTGCACTGGGCGGAGAAGTTGAAATAGTTGGCACGGTGATATGCGGTGATTCATATTTTGGTGAGAACCTGGAAACAGCTGGTGAACAAGTTCTAGAGTTAATAAGGGGCTTCTCTCCCGACATAGTTGTAGCAGGACCAGCTTTTAATGCTGGCAGATACGGAGTGGCCTGTGGTGCTGTAGCAAAGATGGTATCAGAAAAACTAAAAATACCAGTTGTTTCTGGCATGCATCCAGAAAACCCTGGTGTTGAGATTTACAAGAGTTACGCTTATATAGTTGAAACCAGTGATTCAGCTGCTGGCATGAAAAAAGCAATACCAGCCATGGCTAATCTTGTTCTTAAGCTTGCCAGGGGACAGGAAATTGGCTTGCCTGAAGAAGAAGGCTATATTCCAAGGGGCATTAGGAAAAACTTTTTTGCAGCAGATAGGGGCTCCAAAAGGGCTGTGGATATGCTGGTAAAGAAAATTAAGGGAGAAGAGTTTGTAACTGAGTATCCCATGCCAGTATTTGATAGGGTAGAACCTAATAGTCCAGTAAGAGACATGGCTAATGCAAAGATAGCCCTTGTTACTTCAGGAGGAATAGTGCCCAAAGGCAATCCAGATCGCATTGAATCCTCCAGTGCATCAAAATATGGTAAATATGACCTGGATGGGATAAGTGACCTTCATCCACAAAATAGTGAAACAGCCCACGGGGGTTACGACCCAGTATATGCTAATCAAGATGCAGACAGGGTTCTGCCAGTAGATGTTTTAAGGGAATTAGAAAGGGAAGGAGCAATTGGAGAATTACATGGCTACTATTATTCAACAGTTGGAAATGGCACATCAGTTGCCAATTCCAGGGCTTTTGCAGCAGAAATAGCTAAAGAATTAACTGCAGCTAAAGTGCAAGCTGTTATCTTAACCTCTACCTGAGGAACCTGTACGCGTTGCGGTGCAACCATGGTAAAGGAAATTGAGAGAGCAGGAATTCCAGTAGTTCATGTATGTACAGTAGTCCCAATTTCGCTAACAGTTGGTGCTAATAGAATTGTACCAGCTGTGGCCATCCCTCATCCCTTAGGAGATCCTACTTTATCCAGTGGGGATGAAAGAGAACTTCGTAAAAGACTGGTGAAAAAAGCTCTAACTGCTTTACAAACAGAAGTGGAAGGACAAAAGGTTTTTGAGTAA